One genomic region from Conexibacter woesei DSM 14684 encodes:
- a CDS encoding NAD(P)H-binding protein, whose product MTRVLVIGVRGQTGREVAAQLAGRDGVTVRGTARDPRGIEQPGVEPVGFDWQQPATWDGALAGGFDAIYLVRPEIEDAEPRIEQLIARAGDARVVLLSEIAAETLPASDWVAGVEHAAQTAAHWTIVRPASFYQLLTDERYLLESIRDAGEIAFPTGDGVNGFVDVRDIAAVVVEALLEDGHAGRAYALTGPEAVTFAEVARRLAAAVGHPVRHTDPPLEDAVASFEAAGLEGWFVAYLRGASERVRDGRYGRLSADVERVTGRPPRSLDAFIAEHADSWRRIT is encoded by the coding sequence ATGACGAGGGTGCTCGTGATCGGCGTCCGCGGCCAGACCGGCCGCGAGGTCGCCGCCCAGCTGGCCGGCCGCGACGGCGTGACCGTGCGCGGCACCGCGCGCGACCCACGCGGGATCGAACAGCCGGGAGTCGAGCCGGTCGGCTTCGACTGGCAGCAGCCGGCGACCTGGGACGGCGCGCTGGCCGGCGGGTTCGACGCGATCTACCTCGTGCGCCCGGAGATCGAGGACGCCGAGCCGCGGATCGAGCAGCTGATCGCGCGGGCCGGCGACGCCCGCGTCGTGCTGCTGTCGGAGATCGCGGCCGAGACGCTGCCCGCGAGCGACTGGGTCGCCGGCGTCGAGCACGCGGCGCAGACGGCCGCGCACTGGACGATCGTGCGCCCGGCGTCGTTCTACCAGCTGCTGACGGACGAGCGCTACCTGTTGGAGAGCATCCGCGACGCGGGCGAGATCGCGTTCCCGACCGGCGACGGCGTCAACGGCTTCGTCGACGTGCGCGACATCGCCGCCGTCGTCGTCGAGGCGCTGCTGGAGGACGGGCACGCCGGGCGCGCGTACGCGCTGACCGGTCCCGAGGCGGTCACGTTCGCGGAGGTCGCGCGGCGGCTGGCCGCGGCCGTCGGCCACCCCGTCCGCCACACCGACCCGCCGCTCGAGGACGCGGTCGCCAGCTTCGAGGCCGCCGGCCTGGAGGGCTGGTTCGTCGCGTACCTGCGCGGCGCATCCGAGCGCGTGCGCGACGGGCGCTACGGCAGGCTGTCCGCCGACGTCGAGCGTGTCACGGGCAGACCGCCCCGTTCGCTCGACGCGTTCATCGCCGAGCATGCGGACAGCTGGCGGCGCATCACCTGA
- a CDS encoding putative quinol monooxygenase produces the protein MVTVGLWVRLEAKPGREDDVAQFLRQAQDLVDAEAKTTAWFAIKLGPATFGIFDVFDGEDGRDEHLRGRVAAALGERATDLFAEAPGIEKLDVLASKLP, from the coding sequence ATGGTGACCGTAGGTCTGTGGGTCCGGCTGGAGGCCAAGCCGGGCCGGGAGGACGACGTCGCGCAGTTCCTGCGTCAGGCTCAGGACCTCGTCGACGCGGAGGCGAAGACGACCGCCTGGTTCGCGATCAAGCTCGGCCCGGCGACGTTCGGCATCTTCGACGTGTTCGACGGGGAGGACGGGCGCGACGAGCACCTCAGAGGCCGTGTCGCGGCGGCGCTGGGCGAGCGGGCGACCGACCTGTTCGCCGAGGCGCCGGGGATCGAGAAGCTCGACGTGCTCGCGAGCAAGCTGCCGTAG
- a CDS encoding nuclear transport factor 2 family protein, whose protein sequence is MDDVALLRAVHEPYERGESADFGPVWDLLVDDVRYESPAGPVHGRQAVIDYFDHAAETIDFWPFERPVEYFDNGDHVIMLGEELITEKATGAQTRGEWLWVLTMDAGKITRIAHFLRFDDLSLLLGALRRAYEQTTARGATT, encoded by the coding sequence ATGGACGACGTCGCGCTGCTGAGAGCAGTCCACGAGCCGTACGAACGCGGGGAGTCCGCCGACTTCGGGCCGGTCTGGGACCTGCTCGTCGACGACGTCCGCTACGAGAGCCCGGCTGGGCCGGTGCACGGCCGGCAGGCGGTGATCGACTACTTCGACCACGCCGCCGAGACGATCGACTTCTGGCCGTTCGAGCGCCCGGTCGAGTACTTCGACAACGGCGACCACGTGATCATGCTGGGCGAGGAGCTGATCACCGAGAAGGCGACCGGCGCCCAGACGCGCGGCGAGTGGCTCTGGGTGCTGACGATGGACGCCGGCAAGATCACCCGCATCGCGCACTTCCTGCGCTTCGACGACCTCTCGCTGCTGCTCGGTGCGCTCCGGCGCGCCTACGAGCAGACGACCGCGAGAGGAGCGACGACATGA
- a CDS encoding 1-aminocyclopropane-1-carboxylate deaminase/D-cysteine desulfhydrase: MSALHERFPPLRETLPHVPLGSRPTPVRPLPQLADGGAPVWVKDEGRFGDGGWGGNKVRKLEWLIPDAERRGRRTILTFGGLGTNWGLAAALYARDRGLATALALVDQPLDDHVRAQLARLHSSGATLHFTRTKARTVARVPLLLARHADGARLPYVLPAGGSSPVGTLGYVEVALELAAQVRDGALPAPSHVVTAVGTGGTAAGLLLGLRIAGLPTRVVGVVVNDRLRLDARTIAGLARRTARLLRRRGAALPRFPFAEDDVLLVRDWLGRSYGHATPEGERAQALAASRAGLALEPVYTAKAMAALLALNAADRFGAGPLLFLHTDGPRTIALDEGSTAL, from the coding sequence GTGAGCGCGCTTCACGAGCGGTTCCCGCCGTTGCGCGAGACGCTGCCGCACGTCCCGCTCGGCAGCCGCCCGACGCCGGTGCGGCCGCTGCCGCAGCTGGCGGACGGCGGCGCGCCTGTGTGGGTCAAGGACGAGGGGCGCTTCGGCGACGGCGGCTGGGGCGGCAACAAGGTGCGCAAGCTCGAATGGCTGATCCCCGACGCCGAGCGGCGTGGCCGCCGGACGATCCTGACGTTCGGCGGGCTGGGGACGAACTGGGGGCTCGCGGCCGCCCTGTACGCGCGCGACCGCGGGCTCGCGACGGCGCTCGCGCTCGTCGACCAGCCGCTCGACGACCACGTCCGCGCCCAGCTGGCGCGCCTGCACAGCTCCGGCGCGACGCTCCACTTCACTCGCACGAAGGCGCGGACGGTCGCGCGCGTGCCGCTGCTGCTGGCGCGGCACGCCGACGGCGCCCGGCTCCCGTACGTGCTCCCGGCCGGCGGGTCCTCGCCGGTCGGCACGCTCGGGTACGTCGAGGTCGCGCTGGAGCTGGCCGCGCAGGTCCGCGACGGCGCGCTGCCGGCGCCGTCGCACGTCGTGACGGCCGTCGGCACCGGCGGCACGGCCGCGGGGCTGCTGCTCGGCCTGCGGATCGCCGGGCTGCCGACGCGCGTCGTCGGCGTCGTCGTCAACGACAGACTGCGGCTCGACGCGCGCACGATCGCCGGGCTCGCGCGGCGGACCGCGCGGCTGCTGCGCCGACGCGGCGCGGCGCTGCCGCGGTTCCCGTTCGCGGAGGACGACGTGCTGCTCGTGCGCGACTGGCTCGGGCGCTCGTACGGTCACGCGACGCCCGAGGGCGAGCGCGCCCAGGCGCTGGCGGCGTCGCGCGCCGGCCTCGCGCTCGAACCGGTGTACACGGCGAAGGCGATGGCCGCGCTGCTGGCGCTGAACGCAGCCGACCGCTTCGGGGCAGGCCCGCTGCTGTTCCTCCACACCGACGGGCCGCGCACCATCGCACTTGACGAAGGTTCGACAGCACTCTAG
- a CDS encoding bifunctional 3,4-dihydroxy-2-butanone-4-phosphate synthase/GTP cyclohydrolase II, whose amino-acid sequence MTATIESAIAAIAAGEVVVVVDSEDREDEGDLIVAAEAATPERMAFFLQHTSGVICAALFGERLDALDLPLMVQDNQDAHGTAFTVTVDLADGISTGISAGDRSRTLRALADPGARAGDFVRPGHIFPLRARPGGVLERPGHTEAAVDLARLAGLSPAGVLSEVVTPEKRSMARRPELERLAAVHGLPLVTIADLVAYRTAHEPLVRETGRARVPTAHGVFTCHTWESAIDGIEHLAFVHGDVRGGEPALVRIHSECVTGDVFGSTRCDCGTQLQDAMAEVVRAGAGVVVYLRGHEGRGIGLAHKLAAYNLQDEGHDTVDANLRLGLPVDDREYGVGAQILAALGVRRLRLLTNNPAKCRGLDGHGLEIVERVGLPPRATPENLAYLDAKRRRLGHLLADVELVR is encoded by the coding sequence ATGACAGCCACCATCGAGAGCGCGATCGCCGCGATCGCGGCCGGCGAGGTCGTCGTCGTGGTCGACAGCGAGGACCGTGAGGACGAGGGCGATCTGATCGTCGCCGCGGAGGCCGCGACGCCCGAGCGGATGGCGTTCTTCCTCCAGCACACCTCCGGCGTCATCTGCGCGGCGCTGTTCGGCGAGCGGCTCGACGCGCTCGACCTGCCGCTGATGGTGCAGGACAACCAGGACGCGCACGGCACCGCCTTCACCGTCACCGTCGACCTGGCGGACGGCATCAGCACCGGCATCTCCGCCGGCGACCGGTCGCGGACGCTGCGCGCGCTTGCGGACCCCGGGGCGCGCGCCGGCGACTTCGTGCGCCCCGGCCACATCTTCCCGCTGCGCGCGCGGCCTGGCGGCGTGCTCGAACGCCCGGGTCACACCGAGGCGGCGGTCGATCTCGCCCGACTGGCGGGGCTGAGCCCGGCCGGCGTGCTGTCGGAGGTCGTCACGCCCGAGAAGCGCTCGATGGCGCGCCGCCCCGAGCTGGAGCGGCTGGCGGCGGTCCACGGCCTGCCGCTCGTCACGATCGCCGACCTCGTCGCGTACCGGACCGCGCACGAGCCGCTCGTGCGCGAGACCGGCCGTGCCCGCGTGCCGACCGCCCACGGCGTCTTCACGTGCCACACGTGGGAGTCCGCGATCGACGGGATCGAGCACCTCGCGTTCGTGCACGGCGACGTGCGCGGCGGCGAGCCGGCCCTCGTCCGCATCCACAGCGAGTGCGTCACCGGCGACGTCTTCGGCTCGACGCGCTGCGACTGCGGCACCCAGCTGCAGGACGCGATGGCCGAGGTCGTGCGCGCCGGCGCCGGCGTGGTCGTCTACCTGCGCGGCCACGAGGGCCGCGGGATCGGGCTGGCGCACAAGCTCGCGGCGTACAACCTCCAGGACGAGGGTCACGACACGGTTGACGCGAACCTGCGCCTCGGCCTGCCCGTCGACGACCGCGAGTACGGCGTCGGCGCGCAGATCCTCGCCGCGCTCGGCGTCCGGCGGCTGCGGTTGCTGACGAACAACCCCGCCAAGTGCCGCGGCCTTGACGGCCACGGGCTGGAGATCGTCGAGCGGGTCGGCCTGCCGCCGCGCGCGACCCCCGAGAACCTCGCCTACCTCGACGCCAAGCGGCGGCGGCTCGGGCACCTGCTGGCCGACGTCGAGCTCGTCAGGTGA
- a CDS encoding DUF11 domain-containing protein → MSLPRSAARRAARPLATARRALLAAAALTATMTILALLAPAAQAVPFDCTGATIYSAMRGATNSTASNGTIFALDESTVGGAQVTSTLVTTIPSGGFANGIGITRGGTALYAVDQAATGSAVIRAYDAIAETWTSYTGSAGTESFVAGAINPANGLYYYAAYAAGTATTAGTATVYAFDTTTNTPVTGKIATINLPIVGAGGPNGDIAFDALGNLYLLESVGTTVAISRVNAASLPTTGSPTGATVTSTRVAGFTSSGPLYNGISFDNAGNLYVLNAGPNQLTRINPNTGVALAGPTSLDAAAQAFANVDLAACATNPTLSLRKEILGRYAPADQFGLSISGGGLTSGNVATTSGGARGIQTAVAGPIIAQSGTTYTLTESAARGARLANYRTTYDCVDTANGNAPVSSGSGASFTVPFPAPVIGRASSNILCTFLNSPLAPSLTLDKSADRRRLIVGDTVTYSFLVTNTGDVTLAPVTVTDTSFSGSGTPPAISCPPAAASLAPSASVTCTATYVVTQADVDTGVVANTAVATGDSPAGDPIRSPPSSTSVPQAPEPALDLAKSASPATISAAGDTVTYRFLVTNVGNVTLAPVTVRETAFSGSGTAPVVRCPAGAASLAPGAQVTCTATYTATQADVNRGQIDNTAVATGTPPVGPPVDSPPSRATVTASATPSLTVVKSNDSGTSFVLGQVITYRYVVTNTGNVTLAPVTVRETAFTGSGTPSAISCPPAAASLAPGAQVTCSSTYTVTQTDVNRGQIDNTAVATGTPPTGPPVDSPPSRSTSPSTPAPALTIAKSASPATFRAAGDTITYRFVVTNTGNVTLAPVTVRETAFTGTGTAPVVRCPAGAASLDPGGQVTCTATYTVTQADADRGEIDNTAVATGTPPTGPPVDSPPSRATVNGPASPSLTVVKSVSPPSLSGAGQELTYSFVVTNTGNVTLAPVTVRETAFTGSGPSPTISCPPGAASLAPGAQVICTARYTVTQDDFDRDSLENTAVATGVPPRGPPVDSPPSDASVPFTPEPRLDIVKTANPTAVSAAGDLVSYSFLVTNTGNVTVGSVAVTDTFTAPSTGTLGPISCPQTRLIPGQSTTCTAPAYAATQADIDNGIIRNSAFATGEDPGGDPVVSGRSPATVEVLAQPGITIVKSANVRSFARPGTLVTFSFEVRNTGNVTLDPVVVSDPLPGLSPISCPQTRLAPAASQTCTATYTTTGADVNAGEIDNTGTVTGQPPTPFGGTPPPPVTDRSSTTVPADQAPALSIVKTATPTSVTAAGDAIAYRFLVTNTGNVTLTGVAVRDTFTPPATGPGGPITCLVTTLDPGDSTTCTAPPYLASQADADNGRIDNTAIATGTPPRGQLVDSPPSAAVVTIAPDPGISLVKSASVTEYKVAGTVVTYSYAVRNTGNVTLDPVVVTDPMPGLSALSCPQTRLAPGASEVCTARYTTTAADVLAGALDNTGTATGSPPSTQSNPNPPPVRATSSVSVPARPEADLSIVKTASPGVATPGRSLTYTLTVRNDGPSDAIAVVVSDPLPAGLTFVSASAGCSAAGQDVTCTRASLAAGETATFTVTANVAGDVAHAIDNTATVRSDTPDPDPTDNRSRVEVPVRGETDLSIVKTPSTTTPGPSGQVIYTLVVRNAGPSAATGVKVSDPMPAGLTVQSATPSQGSCSIAGRTVSCDLGGIAAGGGVQVLVAANVAAGASGAIVNTATVTGDQDDPRPGDNRSSTTVTPGQTPAPAADLVVTKTTSAREVVVGRRLTYEIVVRNVSAHPAFAVALTDTFGLPARIVSVRATQGSCLPRAPLTCALGTIAAGRSVMVTVVAYPRATGRLRNAASATSRAQDPTPRNNVAGVSRSVGRPRLRIAKTADVRVVRAGDTVEYAIRVSNPSAVTLRNVRVCDTLPPGLVREDATPGATLRRGAYCWSVRSLPAGESRTFSMRAGAIRGARGSKVNTATATAPGARGDRAQRTVRVVAGAVAPATGGGVTG, encoded by the coding sequence ATGAGCCTGCCCCGAAGCGCCGCGCGTCGCGCGGCACGCCCGCTGGCGACCGCCCGGCGCGCGCTGCTCGCCGCCGCGGCGCTGACCGCGACGATGACGATCCTCGCGCTGCTGGCGCCGGCCGCACAGGCCGTGCCGTTCGACTGCACGGGCGCGACGATCTACTCGGCCATGCGCGGCGCGACCAACTCGACGGCGTCCAACGGCACGATCTTCGCGCTCGACGAGAGCACCGTGGGCGGCGCGCAGGTCACCAGCACCCTGGTCACGACGATCCCGTCCGGCGGCTTCGCGAACGGGATCGGGATCACCAGAGGCGGCACCGCGCTCTACGCCGTCGACCAGGCCGCGACGGGGTCGGCGGTCATCCGCGCGTATGACGCGATCGCGGAGACGTGGACGAGCTACACCGGTTCCGCCGGGACGGAGAGCTTCGTCGCCGGAGCGATCAACCCCGCCAACGGGCTCTACTACTACGCCGCCTATGCGGCCGGCACGGCGACGACGGCCGGCACCGCGACCGTCTACGCGTTCGACACGACCACGAACACGCCGGTCACGGGCAAGATCGCGACGATCAACCTGCCGATCGTCGGCGCCGGCGGCCCCAACGGCGACATCGCGTTCGACGCGCTCGGCAACCTCTACCTGCTGGAGTCGGTCGGGACGACGGTCGCGATCAGCCGCGTCAACGCCGCGTCGCTGCCGACGACCGGCTCGCCGACGGGCGCGACGGTGACGAGCACCAGAGTCGCGGGCTTCACCAGCAGCGGGCCGCTCTACAACGGGATCTCGTTCGACAACGCGGGCAACCTGTACGTCCTCAACGCCGGACCGAACCAGCTGACGAGAATCAACCCGAACACCGGCGTCGCGCTCGCCGGGCCGACCAGCCTCGACGCCGCCGCGCAGGCGTTCGCGAACGTCGACCTCGCCGCCTGCGCGACCAACCCGACGCTGTCGCTGCGCAAGGAGATCCTCGGCCGCTACGCCCCCGCTGACCAGTTCGGCCTGTCGATATCCGGCGGCGGATTGACCTCGGGCAACGTCGCGACGACGAGCGGCGGCGCGAGAGGGATCCAGACGGCGGTCGCGGGTCCGATCATCGCGCAGTCGGGCACCACCTACACGCTGACGGAGTCGGCGGCCAGAGGCGCGAGACTGGCCAACTACAGAACGACGTACGACTGCGTCGACACGGCCAACGGCAATGCGCCGGTCTCCTCCGGCAGCGGCGCGTCGTTCACCGTGCCGTTCCCGGCGCCGGTCATCGGCAGAGCCAGCTCGAACATCCTCTGCACGTTCCTCAACTCCCCGCTCGCGCCGTCGCTCACGCTCGACAAGTCCGCCGACAGAAGAAGACTGATCGTCGGCGACACGGTCACGTACTCGTTCCTCGTCACCAACACCGGCGACGTGACGCTCGCGCCGGTCACCGTGACCGACACCTCCTTCAGCGGCTCCGGCACGCCGCCGGCGATCTCGTGCCCGCCGGCCGCCGCCTCGCTCGCGCCGAGCGCGTCGGTCACGTGCACGGCGACGTACGTCGTCACGCAGGCCGACGTCGACACCGGCGTGGTCGCGAACACCGCGGTCGCGACGGGCGACTCGCCCGCGGGCGATCCGATCAGATCGCCGCCGTCCTCGACCTCGGTCCCGCAGGCGCCCGAACCGGCGCTCGACCTCGCCAAGAGCGCGTCCCCCGCGACGATCAGCGCGGCAGGCGACACGGTCACGTACAGATTCCTCGTCACCAACGTCGGCAACGTGACGCTGGCGCCGGTGACGGTGAGAGAGACGGCGTTCTCGGGCAGCGGCACCGCGCCGGTGGTGAGATGCCCGGCGGGCGCGGCGTCGCTTGCGCCCGGCGCGCAGGTGACGTGCACGGCGACGTACACCGCGACGCAGGCCGACGTCAACAGAGGCCAGATCGACAACACCGCGGTCGCGACGGGCACGCCGCCGGTCGGTCCGCCGGTCGACTCGCCGCCGTCGAGAGCGACGGTCACCGCGTCGGCGACGCCGTCGCTGACGGTCGTGAAGTCCAACGACAGCGGCACGTCGTTCGTGCTCGGGCAGGTGATCACATACAGATACGTGGTGACGAACACGGGCAACGTCACGTTGGCGCCCGTGACCGTGAGAGAGACGGCGTTCACCGGATCCGGAACCCCGTCGGCGATCAGCTGCCCGCCGGCGGCGGCGTCGCTGGCACCCGGTGCGCAGGTCACGTGCAGCTCGACCTACACCGTGACGCAGACCGACGTCAACAGAGGCCAGATCGACAACACCGCGGTCGCGACTGGCACGCCGCCGACCGGTCCACCGGTCGACTCGCCGCCGTCCAGATCGACGTCGCCGAGCACGCCGGCGCCTGCGTTGACGATCGCCAAGAGCGCGTCGCCCGCGACCTTCAGAGCCGCCGGCGACACGATCACGTACAGATTCGTCGTGACGAACACCGGGAACGTGACGCTGGCGCCGGTGACCGTGAGAGAGACGGCGTTCACCGGCACCGGCACCGCGCCGGTGGTGAGATGCCCGGCGGGCGCGGCGTCGCTCGACCCCGGCGGGCAGGTGACGTGCACGGCGACGTACACCGTGACCCAAGCTGACGCCGACAGAGGCGAGATCGACAACACCGCGGTCGCGACGGGCACGCCGCCGACCGGTCCGCCGGTCGACTCGCCGCCGTCGAGAGCGACGGTCAACGGTCCGGCGTCGCCGTCGCTGACGGTCGTCAAGTCCGTCAGCCCGCCGTCGTTGAGCGGGGCGGGCCAGGAGCTGACCTACTCGTTCGTCGTCACCAACACCGGCAACGTGACGCTTGCTCCCGTGACCGTGAGAGAGACCGCGTTCACCGGATCGGGGCCGTCGCCGACGATCTCCTGCCCACCGGGCGCGGCGTCCCTGGCGCCGGGCGCGCAGGTGATCTGCACCGCCAGATACACGGTCACGCAGGACGACTTCGACAGAGACAGCCTGGAGAACACGGCCGTCGCGACGGGCGTCCCGCCGAGAGGCCCCCCGGTCGACTCGCCGCCGTCCGACGCCTCGGTCCCGTTCACGCCCGAACCGAGACTCGACATCGTCAAGACGGCGAACCCCACCGCGGTCAGCGCGGCGGGCGACCTCGTCTCGTACAGCTTCCTCGTCACCAACACGGGCAACGTGACGGTCGGCTCGGTCGCGGTCACGGACACGTTCACGGCGCCCTCGACCGGCACGCTCGGCCCGATCAGCTGCCCGCAGACGAGACTGATTCCGGGGCAGTCGACGACGTGCACGGCGCCGGCGTACGCGGCGACGCAGGCCGACATCGACAACGGCATCATCCGCAACTCGGCGTTCGCCACCGGTGAGGACCCGGGCGGCGACCCGGTTGTCTCCGGCAGATCGCCCGCGACCGTCGAGGTCCTCGCGCAGCCGGGCATCACGATCGTCAAGTCCGCGAACGTCAGAAGCTTCGCGAGACCCGGGACGTTGGTCACGTTCAGCTTCGAGGTGAGAAACACCGGCAACGTGACGCTCGACCCCGTCGTCGTGAGCGACCCGCTGCCCGGCCTCTCGCCGATCTCGTGCCCGCAGACGAGACTCGCGCCGGCGGCATCCCAGACGTGCACCGCCACCTACACGACGACCGGCGCCGACGTCAACGCGGGTGAGATCGACAACACCGGCACCGTCACCGGCCAGCCGCCGACGCCGTTCGGCGGAACCCCGCCGCCGCCCGTCACCGACAGATCGAGCACGACGGTGCCCGCGGACCAGGCGCCGGCGCTGAGCATCGTCAAGACGGCGACGCCGACGTCGGTCACCGCCGCGGGTGACGCGATCGCATACAGATTCCTCGTCACCAACACCGGCAACGTGACGCTCACGGGCGTGGCGGTGAGAGACACGTTCACGCCGCCTGCGACCGGCCCCGGCGGGCCGATCACCTGCCTCGTGACGACGCTCGACCCCGGCGACTCGACGACGTGCACCGCGCCGCCGTATCTCGCGAGCCAGGCGGACGCCGACAACGGCAGGATCGACAACACGGCGATCGCGACCGGCACGCCACCGAGAGGTCAGCTCGTCGACTCGCCGCCGTCGGCGGCCGTCGTCACGATCGCGCCTGACCCGGGGATCTCGCTCGTGAAGTCCGCGAGCGTCACCGAGTACAAGGTCGCCGGGACGGTCGTGACGTACAGCTACGCGGTGAGAAACACCGGCAACGTGACGCTCGATCCGGTCGTCGTGACCGACCCGATGCCCGGTCTGTCGGCGCTCTCCTGCCCGCAGACGAGACTCGCCCCGGGCGCCTCCGAGGTCTGCACGGCGAGATACACGACGACCGCGGCCGACGTCCTCGCCGGCGCGCTCGACAACACCGGCACCGCGACGGGCTCGCCGCCGTCGACCCAGTCCAACCCGAACCCGCCGCCGGTGAGAGCGACCTCGAGCGTCTCGGTGCCGGCGCGGCCCGAGGCCGACCTGTCGATCGTCAAGACGGCCTCGCCCGGCGTCGCGACGCCGGGGCGGAGCCTGACGTACACGCTCACGGTCAGAAACGACGGGCCGTCCGACGCGATCGCGGTCGTCGTCTCCGATCCGCTGCCCGCCGGGCTCACGTTCGTCTCCGCGAGCGCGGGCTGCAGCGCCGCCGGCCAGGACGTCACGTGCACGCGCGCGTCGCTGGCCGCGGGTGAGACGGCCACGTTCACCGTCACCGCGAACGTCGCCGGCGACGTCGCCCACGCGATCGACAACACCGCGACGGTCAGAAGCGACACGCCGGATCCCGACCCGACGGACAACAGATCCAGAGTCGAGGTGCCGGTCAGAGGGGAGACCGACCTCTCGATCGTCAAGACGCCGTCGACGACGACGCCCGGCCCGAGTGGGCAGGTGATCTACACGCTCGTGGTCAGGAACGCCGGCCCGAGCGCCGCGACCGGCGTGAAGGTCTCCGACCCGATGCCGGCGGGCCTGACCGTGCAGAGCGCGACGCCGAGCCAGGGCAGCTGCTCGATCGCGGGCCGCACCGTGTCGTGCGACCTCGGCGGGATCGCCGCCGGCGGCGGCGTGCAGGTGCTGGTGGCGGCGAACGTCGCGGCCGGCGCGAGCGGGGCGATCGTCAACACCGCGACCGTCACCGGCGACCAGGACGACCCGAGACCCGGCGACAACAGAAGCAGCACGACGGTGACGCCCGGGCAGACGCCGGCCCCGGCCGCCGACCTCGTGGTGACGAAGACGACGAGCGCGAGAGAGGTCGTCGTCGGCAGACGCCTGACGTACGAGATCGTCGTCAGAAACGTCTCCGCGCATCCGGCGTTCGCGGTCGCGCTGACCGACACGTTCGGGCTTCCCGCGCGGATCGTCTCGGTCCGTGCGACCCAGGGCAGCTGCCTCCCACGGGCGCCGCTGACGTGTGCGCTCGGCACGATCGCGGCGGGCAGATCGGTCATGGTCACCGTCGTCGCGTACCCGCGCGCCACGGGCAGACTGCGCAACGCCGCGAGCGCGACGTCCCGCGCGCAGGACCCGACGCCGCGCAACAACGTCGCGGGCGTCTCGCGCAGCGTCGGCAGACCGCGGCTGCGGATCGCCAAGACGGCGGACGTCCGCGTCGTGCGGGCCGGTGACACCGTCGAGTACGCGATACGCGTCAGCAACCCGTCCGCGGTCACGCTCCGCAACGTGCGCGTCTGCGACACGCTCCCGCCCGGGCTCGTGCGCGAGGACGCGACGCCGGGCGCCACGCTGCGGAGAGGCGCCTACTGCTGGAGCGTGAGATCGCTGCCAGCCGGCGAGTCGCGGACGTTCTCGATGAGGGCTGGAGCGATCCGCGGCGCGCGCGGCAGCAAGGTCAACACCGCGACGGCGACCGCGCCCGGCGCGCGTGGCGACCGCGCGCAGCGCACCGTCCGCGTCGTCGCGGGCGCGGTCGCGCCCGCGACGGGAGGAGGCGTGACCGGCTGA
- a CDS encoding NAD(P)H-binding protein, which yields MTTVLATGVRGNTGRPLAALLRDERGVMLRGGSSVPERVELPGVEVVRFSWDDPSSWAPAAAGADSIYIQRPERRDAPELVGALLDEIGDVERVLLLSDNIHGDDVPAGSWEGRVERAVTSRGENWTLLRPTWFQQSLAEPRYLVGAIRDDGVLEIPTAGASIAWVDTRDIAEVALAALLEDGHRGRAYTLTGPRAVTVAELARLIGDAAGHEVRHVDSPLREAVDAFARVEGVDPWYVEYIASVWRLVSNGSAGVVSGDSERITGHPARPLEALVAESAAVWRR from the coding sequence ATGACGACGGTGCTTGCGACGGGCGTGCGGGGCAACACGGGCAGACCGCTGGCGGCGCTGCTGAGGGACGAGCGGGGCGTGATGCTGCGCGGGGGCAGCAGCGTGCCCGAGCGGGTCGAGCTGCCGGGCGTCGAGGTCGTCCGCTTCAGCTGGGACGACCCGTCGAGCTGGGCGCCGGCGGCCGCGGGCGCCGACTCGATCTACATCCAGCGCCCCGAGCGGCGGGACGCGCCGGAGCTGGTCGGCGCGCTGCTGGACGAGATCGGCGACGTCGAGCGGGTGCTTCTGCTGTCGGACAACATCCACGGCGACGACGTCCCGGCCGGCAGCTGGGAGGGGCGCGTCGAGCGTGCGGTCACCTCGCGTGGCGAGAACTGGACGCTGCTGCGCCCGACGTGGTTTCAGCAGAGCCTCGCCGAGCCGCGCTACCTGGTCGGCGCGATCCGTGACGACGGCGTGCTGGAGATCCCGACGGCGGGCGCGAGCATCGCCTGGGTCGACACGCGCGACATCGCCGAGGTCGCGCTCGCGGCGCTGCTGGAGGACGGTCACAGAGGCAGGGCCTACACGCTGACCGGCCCGCGCGCGGTCACCGTCGCCGAGCTCGCGCGGCTGATCGGCGACGCCGCCGGGCACGAGGTCAGACACGTCGACTCGCCGCTGCGGGAGGCGGTCGACGCGTTCGCCAGGGTCGAGGGCGTCGACCCCTGGTACGTCGAGTACATCGCTTCGGTCTGGAGACTGGTCAGCAACGGCAGCGCCGGCGTCGTCAGCGGGGACAGCGAGCGGATCACCGGCCACCCGGCGCGACCGCTGGAGGCGCTGGTCGCCGAGAGCGCGGCCGTCTGGCGCCGCTGA